A genomic segment from Candidatus Binatia bacterium encodes:
- a CDS encoding GspH/FimT family pseudopilin, translated as MRGARAGAGGFTLVELALGITIIAILAWIAYPKIAAMSEIRLDATARRVAADLRYAQNRSIGTRMVHGLYFEPSAGRYTVFAPTPATPLVDPADRARTLRVVFNQKIEYRGVTVLAASFGATPAVSFDYFGVPRDSAGVELSTPGRVILSYQGVNDTVEVAPGTGAVTIR; from the coding sequence ATGAGGGGCGCGCGAGCCGGAGCGGGAGGCTTCACCCTCGTCGAGCTGGCCCTGGGCATCACGATCATCGCGATCCTGGCCTGGATCGCGTACCCGAAGATCGCCGCGATGAGCGAGATCCGGCTCGACGCGACCGCTCGCCGCGTGGCCGCGGATCTCCGCTACGCGCAGAACCGCTCGATCGGCACCCGCATGGTTCACGGCCTCTACTTCGAGCCCTCGGCCGGACGCTACACGGTCTTTGCGCCCACGCCGGCCACGCCGCTCGTGGATCCCGCCGACCGGGCGCGAACCCTTCGGGTCGTCTTCAACCAGAAGATCGAATATCGGGGGGTGACGGTTCTGGCGGCTTCGTTCGGCGCCACCCCGGCCGTCTCGTTCGACTACTTCGGCGTTCCGCGCGACAGCGCCGGCGTCGAGCTTTCGACCCCCGGACGGGTGATCCTGTCCTACCAGGGCGTGAACGACACCGTCGAGGTCGCCCCCGGGACCGGGGCGGTGACGATCCGATGA